The following proteins come from a genomic window of Lytechinus pictus isolate F3 Inbred chromosome 1, Lp3.0, whole genome shotgun sequence:
- the LOC129257785 gene encoding nmrA-like family domain-containing protein 1 has product MAKLITVFGATGTQGGSLVRALLQDSNFKVRGITRNVDSEKARALAQKGVEMVKASTEDVSSLEPAMAGSYGVFAMTSYWELMDQAKEVEMGKNMVDVARKVGVKHFVFSGLQSVKKAIGKPCPHFDGKAEIEEYMFASGLPASSVRYAMYMDNILTQSTPQKVDGDEYLWHIPVANKKVHMVYTSEAGRAVAAIFKNPDEYIGKSVGLAGDERTLSQYCDILNSHLVPAKVTPSQMTPEDFSKLPIPGADDFAAMFEFLQTDHPCYSVDKTKKLDPDTIDFEGFVKANKEKILAAMNKNTSL; this is encoded by the exons atggcgAAATTGATCACCGTATTTGGAGCCACAGGAACGCAAGGAGGTTCTCTGGTTAGGGCACTTCTTCAGGACAGTAACTTTAAGGTTCGAGGAATCACAAGAAATGTGGATAGCGAGAAGGCTAGAGCCCTAGCCCAAAAAG gggTTGAAATGGTGAAAGCCTCGACTGAAGATGTATCTTCTTTGGAACCTGCTATGGCGGGAAGTTACGGTGTCTTTGCCATGACAAGCTATTGGGAATTGATGGACCAGGCAAAAGAAGTTGAAATG GGCAAAAACATGGTCGACGTTGCCAGGAAAGTAGGCGtgaagcattttgtctttagtGGCCTACAGTCAGTCAAGAAGGCCATTGGGAAGCCATGTCCTCACTTTGACGGAAAAGCGGAAATAGAAGAATACATGTTTGCCTCAGGTCTACCCGCTTCTTCAGTTCGCTATGCCATGTACATGGATAACATCTTAACCCAGTCGACCCCGCAAAAAGTTGACGGTGATGAGTATCTTTGGc ACATTCCGGTGGCAAATAAGAAAGTCCACATGGTGTATACCAGTGAAGCCGGGCGTGCAGTGGCAGCCATCTTTAAGAATCCTGATGAGTATATTG GTAAAAGTGTTGGATTGGCAGGCGATGAAAGGACCTTGTCGCAATACTGTGATATCCTCAATTCTCATCTTGTTCCTGCTAAAGTCACGCCCTCTCAG ATGACACCAGAAGATTTTTCTAAGCTGCCAATTCCTGGAGCGGATGATTTTGCCGCCATGTTTGAGTTCCTGCAAACCGACCATCCATGCTACAGCGTTGATAAAACCAAGAAACTTGATCCAGATACCATCGACTTTGAAGGGTTTGTAAAAGCCAACAAGGAGAAAATACTGGCGGCTATGAACAAGAATACGTCTCTTTGA
- the LOC129257794 gene encoding nmrA-like family domain-containing protein 1, with protein MAKLITVFGATGIQGGSLVRALLQDGSYKVRGITRNVESEKAKTLAQQGVEMVKASMDDAASLEKAMEGSYGVFAVTNYWELMDQAKETEMGKNMVDVARKVGVKHFVFSGLQSVKKAIGKPCPHLEGKAEVEEYMFASGLPASSVRYAMYMDNIWAALTPQKVADGEFVWNVPMENKAVDMIYAGEAGRAVAAIFKNPDQYIGKSVGLSGDRKTMSQYCDILNAILEAESVHVSPTQMTAKEFSQMPFPAADDLGVMFEFFQTEHPCYSREETKRLDSKTFDFQAFVKDNKEKILAVLK; from the exons ATGGCGAAATTGATCACTGTATTTGGGGCCACGGGAATACAAGGAGGTTCTCTGGTTAGGGCACTTCTTCAGGACGGCAGCTATAAAGTTCGAGGAATCACTAGAAATGTGGAGAGCGAAAAGGCAAAAACTCTTGCTCAACAAG GTGTCGAAATGGTGAAAGCCTCAATGGATGATGCCGCTTCTTTAGAGAAAGCCATGGAGGGGAGCTACGGTGTCTTTGCTGTGACAAATTACTGGGAATTGATGGACCAAGCAAAAGAAACTGAGATG GGTAAAAACATGGTCGACGTTGCCAGGAAAGTAGGCGtgaagcattttgtctttagtGGCCTACAGTCAGTCAAGAAGGCCATTGGGAAGCCATGTCCTCACTTAGAAGGAAAAGCGGAAGTAGAAGAATACATGTTTGCATCAGGTCTACCTGCTTCTTCAGTTCGCTATGCCATGTACATGGATAATATCTGGGCTGCACTGACCCCACAAAAAGTCGCGGATGGCGAGTTTGTTTGGA ATGTTCCCATGGAAAACAAGGCAGTAGACATGATATATGCCGGTGAGGCTGGACGTGCAGTAGCGGCTATCTTTAAGAATCCTGATCAGTATATCG GTAAAAGTGTTGGATTATCAGGCGACAGAAAGACCATGTCACAATACTGTGATATTCTCAATGCTATTCTTGAAGCAGAATCTGTTCACGTTTCGCCAACCCAG ATGACGGCAAAAGAGTTTTCCCAGATGCCATTCCCCGCAGCGGACGATTTGGGCGtcatgtttgaattttttcaaACCGAACATCCATGTTACAGCAGGGAGGAGACAAAGAGACTTGATTCAAAGACCTTCGACTTCCAAGCTTTTGTAAAAGACAACAAGGAAAAAATATTGGcagtattgaaataa